CACCATTACTTGTTATAATTTGAATCGCGGGAGGGATCATTATGGACATCCAAACTATTGCCGCCGCTGGTGCCGCTTGTCAGCAGGCTGTAAGCATCGTTCAATACTTTCTCAACAAGAGCAAAGAAGCCGCTGTCCAAGAGAAAGCTATTGAGCTGAGAAATACTATCTTTTCCATACAGGAGTATTTGTTTTCTGTACAAGCGAAAAATGCAGAACTGCTGGAATCTTGCCGCGAATGGAAAGAAAAAGCCTTGAAGAAAGAAGAATGGGCGAGAGAGAAGAAGAAATATACGCTTAAAGAAGTTATTCCTGGATCTTTTGTGTATACGCAGAAAAAACAAACTGATCTCTCTGAACCATTGCACTGGCTTTGTACAAATTGTTTCAAGGATGAGAAGAAATCTATTCTCCAGTTTAAAAAGATTCACACATTTGGGCCATCTTACTTTTGTTTTGAATGCAAAAATCATTTTGTCGTTCCTCCATCTATGATGCCTTAAGATTCAAGGGTTGATACAATATAGATATATATATGTCAACATAACTGCATAAAGATAGCCTCTTGTCGTTAGGTTTTTGAGGTACTTGTTGAGAGGGTATACTCTCCTTAACTTATAACCACGGGTAACAACAGATTAACACGAAGGATAATGTCCAAAGTGAAAAGTACAAAGTATGTTAGTGCTTCTGAATCTGTGTTCATCCGTGTTCATCTGTGGCTAATCATATTACGCCGTGGTTTTATATTTCGGCCTTCAATGTTGGTTGTATTGAGATGAACGCACACACAATCCTGAGAGCCATATGCCTGCCGGTGATCTTATTGATGGCCGCCGCCGCTGCGCCGGGGACGGAACGCACCGGCCTGCGGATCACCTACCCCCCCGTTCATTCAGTCACGCGGTTCCCGCGGACGAGGATTGCCGGTTCATGCGCCCCTCCGTGCAGGGTTTTTATTCAGGGGAATCCCGTGAGGGTGTATCCGACCGGCGCCTTTGTGGGACTCGTCCCGCTCAGTGAGGGAGAAAACGTGATCGAGGTGCTCGCGAAGAAGGGCGGGGAGGAAAAGAGGGAGCGCCTCACGGTGACATGCCGCGACCCGCTGGTGAGCTCCCCCGTCTCACCGCTCGCGATTGACGGGAGGATGGATGAGCCGGCTGTTGATACGGCGCTGTGCGCGGGAGACGAACTTCGCGTACAGCTCAAGGGGAGCCCCGGTGTGAAAGCGTTCTGGTCGCTCGGCGAGCTCGTGCGGAGTGCCCCTCTCAGAGAGATCTCGCCGGCTGATGAGGGACTTCTCCGGGGCATCCGTGGAATCTTCAGGGCTTCCTACCGGATCAGGGCAGGCGACCATATTGATAAGACCAGGGTGAGGTTCAGGCTTGTGTCGGGGAGGGGCGAAGAGGCATCGGCGTTTTCGCCCGGGCGCGTCACGATCCTCCCTCGCGAAGAACTCACGAAGGGTGAGGTGGGCGCGGGGGGCGCCGTTTTGAGCGGAGAACCGGGAGGGGAGAGGGCATGGGAGCTCGACGCCGGCACGCGGGTCAATATCTGCGGCGAGGCGGGGGGATATTGCCGGCTGAAACTCTCAAAGGGTGAGCGCTATTGGACGCCCAAGGAATGCGTGAAGCTTCTGAAGGGTGAGGGGGGCTGGAGCGCGGCAGCCGTCGGTGCGCCGTCACTATGTCGAAGTGAGGGCGGTGCGAGGCTCTCTGTGCCCTTGAGTGGCGCGGCTCCCTACAGGGTGACGCAGGCAGAGCGGAAAAATCTCCTGGTGCTCGAACTCTTCGGTGTCTCTCCACCTCGAGAGAAGATCAATCTCAAGGGGGTGCCGCCCGTCACGACGGTTGAATTTCCTGAAGCAGAGCTTGGCGCAGTGCGGATAGCACTGCACATGGGTGGCCGCGCGCAGTGGGGATACGGGTGCCGGCGAACGAAGGAGGGGATCGAGCTGTATGTCAGGGAATCTCCGGGGAGGAAGATA
This genomic stretch from Candidatus Auribacterota bacterium harbors:
- a CDS encoding N-acetylmuramoyl-L-alanine amidase; this encodes MNAHTILRAICLPVILLMAAAAAPGTERTGLRITYPPVHSVTRFPRTRIAGSCAPPCRVFIQGNPVRVYPTGAFVGLVPLSEGENVIEVLAKKGGEEKRERLTVTCRDPLVSSPVSPLAIDGRMDEPAVDTALCAGDELRVQLKGSPGVKAFWSLGELVRSAPLREISPADEGLLRGIRGIFRASYRIRAGDHIDKTRVRFRLVSGRGEEASAFSPGRVTILPREELTKGEVGAGGAVLSGEPGGERAWELDAGTRVNICGEAGGYCRLKLSKGERYWTPKECVKLLKGEGGWSAAAVGAPSLCRSEGGARLSVPLSGAAPYRVTQAERKNLLVLELFGVSPPREKINLKGVPPVTTVEFPEAELGAVRIALHMGGRAQWGYGCRRTKEGIELYVRESPGRKIGKLAIVIDPGHGGTQIGAVSPTGLQEKELNLTVARAVVDYLKGEGARAVLTRNADETRSLAERIERARAERADIFVSIHHDSCPGHCDPLKRRGARAYYGIRHSRLLAERIVRKISKTGIKSNGSAQGNYAVILPPGCLAVLVECGYLSHPKDEELLVRKKFLAELGRAIGKGIVEYVEKHG